ACTTCTGGGCCTCCTGGTGCGTGCCGTGCCGGCTGGAGATGCCCATCCTGGAGGACGCGGCCAGGCGCTACCGGGGGCGGGTCCACTTCCTCGGGGTGAACGCCCTGGACCGTCCCCCTCTTGCCAGGGAGTTTGCGCGCAAGCTCGGCATCACGTTTCCGTCCGTGGTGGACGAGGACGGCGTGGTGCTGGCGAAGTACCGGGTGGTGGGGCTTCCCACCACGGTGTTCATCACCCGTTCCGGACGCATCTTGGAAGTCCACGCGGGTCCCTTCGTGGGTCCGGAAGGAGCCCGGCGCCTGGAGGACTACATCACCCGACTCCTGCAGCAACCCTGACCCCACGGCACAAGCCCCCTATTCCGTGCAACGGATCCCCTAAAATCTGAATTGCGGGAGGGCGGAGGGATGGAGATCCACGAGTGGGCGGCGGGGGCGGCCGCATACGCGCTGGGCTCCGTCCTGCCCGCGGAGATCCTGGCCCGGCGGCTGGGTACCTCCCTGCTGCGGGTGGGAGAGAACCCGGGCGGCGCGGGAACGTGGCGCACTCTGGGCCCTCCGGCGGGCGTGGCCGTGGTCCTCTTCGACATGGGGAAGGGAGCGGTGGCAGCATGGCTCGCGCGCCGGGTGGCTGCTACCCTGGAAGGGTTCGTGCTCATCTGCACCGCGCCCGTGGCGGGCCACAACTGGCCCCTCTACCTCCTGTTCCGCGGGGGCCGCGGACTCGGCCCCGCGGCCGGGGTGCTCATGGTCCTGGCCGGGAAACCCTTCCTGCTTGCTTTCGGGCTGGGGGCGTTGGCGGCCCTGCGTACCCGGTGGGTTCCCACCGTGGGCATCGTGGCCCTGCCCACCTACCTGGGACTGCTCCTGGTGGGAGGATATCCTCCCCGCGAGCTGGCCGCCGCGGCCGCGGTGAGCCTCACCGTGGCGGTACGCCAGCTGCCTTGGGTTTGGGGTCGGCTCCAGGAGTGGAGACGCCCCGTGCCCGGATCCCCTTAGGAGGCGGGTGCGTGGGACCGCCCGTGGCGGTGGTCGCGGAATCCGTCTGCTGCCTGCCTCCTTCCCTCTGCGCGGAATGGGGGATCCTCCTCGTGCCCATGTGGATCCTCCGAGGGGAGCGCGGATACCGGGATGGGATCGACGTCACAGCCCAGGAGGTTCTCGCCTGGCTCGAGCAGGGCCCGCCCTATCCCACGGCATCGGCCCCTTCCCCCGCGGACTACCTCACCGCCTTCGAGGAGGCCGCCCGGATGGGTGCCCAACGGGTGCTCACACTCACGGTGGCCCGGTGGCTCTCAGCCGCGCACGACCACGCCCGGCGGGCGGCGGCCCGAGCCCCGGTCCCTGTGGAGGTGGTGGATACCGGGACGGCCGCCGCCGCCCAGGGGCTGGTGGTGCGGGAAGCGGCCCGGCGCATCCGGGCGGGCACACCCGTGGAGGAGGTGGTTGGGTGGGTCGCCCAGGCGGGGGCGCGGGCCCGGCTGGTGGCCCTGGTACGTTCCCTGGAACACCTCGCCCGAAGCGGCCGGATTCCCCGCATCGTCCACCTCCTGAACCGTCGCCTCGGAACCGTGCCCCTCCTCGCCATCGGGGAGGGCCGGGTCCGGCGAGCCGGGGTGGCGGCGGGGTACGAGGCCGCGGTCAGGCGGCTCGTGGGCGAGGTCCAGAGGGCCAGAAGGCGCGCGAGCCGGCTGTGGGTAGCGGTGACCGAGGCGGGGATGCGGGAGGAGGCAGAAGGGCTCGTGCGGACGCTGCAGGAGCTCCGGATTGCGGAGGCCCTCGACCTCTTTCCCTTCACGCCCGTCATGGTGGTGAACACGGGGCCGCAGGTACTGGGGGTGGCGTATCTGGCGGAGCCCTAGGATTCCGATCCGCCGGGACACTCCTCCCCGTCTCCGGAGGGCTCCTCCGGAAGCCGGGTCGCCCGGACCTGCTCCAAACTCCCCCAACGCAGGGCCCGCGACAGGACAAGGTGCGGGACGGAGGTATGGAGGTGGATCCGAAGCAGGCCGTCCCGTTCGGCCACCACCACCGCGTCTCCCATCCGCTGCAGGGCGCGCCGCACCCGGTCCATGGACACACGGCGCGTCTGGAGGAGCACCTCGGTGCAGTAGCGCGCGGTCGCGGGGAGGGGGGAGGCGGCCAAGGTCGGGATCCGGGCCACGGGTGCGGGAGGAGAGAGGGGCGGGGGGACCGTCCCCCGGGCGGCCCCTGCCATTGCTTCCAGCAAGGCCACCAGGCCGGCCGCACCTGCGTCTACCACGCCCGCGCGGCGCAATACGGGCAGCAGCCTGGGGGTCTGGATCCAGGCGGCCCGGGCCGCCGCGGCCGCGCGGTCCAGCACCTCCTGCGGACGGCGCATCTCCGCCTCCGCACCCGCCGCGGCCGCGTCCGCCACCGTCAGCATGGTCCCCTCCACCGGCTCCTGGACCGCGCCCCGCGCCGCCCGCGCGGCCATCCGGAGGGCCGCCCGGATCCGCGCGGCATCGGCCTCCGCGAGATCTCTCCAGGCCTCGCTCAACCCGTAAAGGTACTCGGCCAGGATGGCTCCCGAGCTCCCTCGGGCTCCCAGAAACGCACCTCGGGCCGCCACGGCCGCGATTTTCCCCAGGTCGGCGCCCTCCGCGGCCTGCAACGCCTCCACGGCGGCGGCCAGGGTGGCGCACAGGTTCGATCCCGTATCGTGATCCGCCACCGGGAACACATTCAGGGCGTTCACCTCCGCGCAACACCGGCGGAGCTCAGCTAGCGCGGCTTTCAGGGCGGCGGCGAGATGGTTTCCGGTAAACCGCCCCTCGGTTTGCTCCACGCCTCCGCCCGACCGCGGCCCCCGGGAACCGTAAGCGTCCGGGATCCCGCGCACGGACCCGCTACCGCCCCCACACCAGGGCACAGGCGGCCCAGGTGAAGCCGCCCCCGAACGCTACCAGCACCACCCGGTCGCCCTCACGGATGCGGCCGTCCCGGACTCCCTCCCAGAGGGCGAGCGGCACGGAGGCGGAGGAGGTATTCCCGTACCGGTCAATGTTGCAGAGGAACCGGTGGAACGGGAGCTCCAGGGCCCGGGCCACCGCCTCCACGATGCGCCGGTTTGCCTGGTGCGGCACGATCCAGTCCACCTCCTCGAGGGTCCACCCGGCCCTCCGGACCACCTCCGTCACGGCCTCCGGGACCACCCGCACCGCCAACCGGAAGAGGGTGCGGCCGTCCATACGGACGTAGTGGAGACGCTGGGCCACGGTTTCCGGACTCGCCGGCAAGCGCGTCCCTCCCGCGGGCATCTTGAGGACATCCCCCGCACTCCCGTCCGCCCCCACCACCACCGCCTGCACCCCCCGACCGGCCTGCGTGGGCCCCAGGACCACCGCCCCCGCCCCGTCTCCCACCAGCACGCAGAGGGTCCGGTCCGTCCAGTCCACGATCTTACTGAGCACCTCGGAGCCCACCACCAGCACGTACCGGGCCGCTCCGCCCGCGATCATCTGGGCGCCCAGGGCCACGCCGTACACGAAGCCGGAGCACGCGGCCAGGAGGTCGAAGGCGCCGGCCCGGCGGGCGCCGAGCCGATCCTGCACCAGGCATGCGGTGGCCGGCAGGAGGTGGTCGGGCATGGTGGTGGCGCAGATGATGAGGTCCAGCTCCTCCGGCAGCACCCCCGCGGACCGCAGGGCTTCCTCCGCCGCGGGGAGCGCCAGGTCCGAGGTGGCCACATCGGGATCCGCCACGTGCCGGGTGCGGATCCCCGTGCGCTCCGTGATCCACTCGTCGGAGGTATCCACCATCCGCGCGAGGTCGTGGTTGGTCAGCACCCGGCCCGGCACGTAGGCTCCGACCCCCAGCACCGCGGCTCGGAGGGGGGATCCTGGCATGGCCATCACGTCTCGCTCCGGGGGCGCTGGTAGGCGCCCATCAGGGTGAGGCCGCCATCCACCACGATGGTCTGCCCCACGATCCACTCCGCGTCGTCGGAGCACAGGAAGGCGATGACCCTGGCGATGTCCTCCGGCGTGCCCATCCTCCCCTTCGGGGTGGAAGCCACCATGGCCCGGGTGAAGCCCTCCAGATCCCCTTCCGTATACACCTCCAGGGACTCCGTGTCCACGGCCCCCGGGCTCACCGCGTTCACCGTGATCCCCAGAGGTGCGGCCTCCACGGCCAGGTACCGGGTGAGAGCCTCCAGGGCGGCCTTGGCGCTTGCCAGGAGCGCGTAGTCCGGGAGGTACCGTTGGGTGGGGAATCCGGAGACCGTGACGATGCGGCCCCGGCGGCCCCGCATGAGCCGCATGGCCTCCTGGGCCGCCTGCACAAAGCTGAACACGTTCAGTTGGTACGTGCGGGCGAGGTGGTGGGGCTTGAGGGCTTCGATGCGTCGGAAGGCGGTGGCGGCCGCGTTGGCCACGAAGATGTCGAGGTATCCGAATTTCTCCTCCACGGCCCGGAACAGGGCAGAGACCTCCTCCGGCTGCTCCAGGTCCGCCTGCACCGCCTCTGCCCGGCGGCCCAGGGCGGTGATGGCCTCCACCACTTCCGAAGCCCGGTCCTCCCGCCTCCGGTAGTGCACCACCACGTCCGCGCCCCGCTCCGCCAGCACCATCGCGGTAGCCCGACCGATCCCTCGAGACGCTCCCGTGATCAGCGCAACTTTCCCCTGTAGCGTCACGGTCCTCCCTCCGGTGTGATCACGTATCGGACGGTCTCCGGCGGACGGGCCCGCAGGGCTGCGAGGGCCTCGTGGATCCGCGTAAGCGGCCACGTGCGGGTCACGCTCCGGCTGAGGTCCAGCCGGCCGGAAGCCGCCAGGCCGATGACGGTGGCGATCTCGTGCGGGGTCGCCCCGAAGGCGGAGCGGATCTCGATCTCCCGGCGCACGAGGTACGAGGAGCCCGGCAGCACCAGCGGCTCGTCCGAAACCCCCACGAGCACCACCCGGCCGCCGATGCGGGTGGCGCCGATGGCCGCCCGGACCGTCTCCGGCCGGGAGACGAAGTCCACGGTGAGGTCTGACCCTCGACCGTCCGTGAGGCTCCGGATTTCCCGCACGGGGTTGCGGCCCTGCGCCGCCACCACCACGTGGACCCCCAGGGGCTGCAGCCGCTCCGCGGTGGCCTCCCGTCGCACCACCACGATCACGGGATCCCCGCCGAAGAGCTTCGCCAGAAGGGCCCCGTGGGTTCCCACCCCGCCCGCTCCGTAGATCACCACGCTCTGCCCCGGCTGCAGCTGTCCCCGGGTGAGGACCGCGTGGAAGGCGGTGGCCACCGCGTCCGGCAGGATGGCCCCCACGGGAAACGGCAGCGCCCCGGGCAGGTGGAAGAGGTTCTGAGCGGGCACCACGATGTACTCCGCGAACCCCCCCGGCCGCGTAAGCCCGATGAGCTCGGGCGCGAGACACGCGGATTGCCGGCCATCCAGGCACGACCAGCACCGGCCGCATGCGACATAGGGGTTCACCACCACCCGGTGGCCCGGCCGCCATGGCTCCGCATCCTCTCCCGCCTCCACTACTTCCCCGGCCACCTCGTGCCCCAACACCACGGGCCACCGAACCTCCGGCGGGAGCCGCAGGCCATCCAGGATCTCCAGGTCCGTCCCGCAGATCCCCGCGGCCCGCACCCGCACCAGCACCTCCCCTCGGGCTGGCCGGGGATCCGGTACCTGCTCCAGACGCAGTTCCCGCTCCGGAGACCGCTCGTACACCCGGGCCGCGAGCATCCTACGCCTCCGCGTAGCCCGGATTGAACAGCGCCCGGGCGATCACCAGCTTCTGGATCTCCGCGGTCCCTTCCTCGAACCACAGGGCCCGGGCGTCCCGGTAGATGCGTTCGATGGGGTGCCCTCGGAGGTACCCGATGCCGCCGCAGATCCGGAGGGCCCGGTCCGTCACCCGCCCCACCATCTCCAGGCCGAACAGCTTGGCCATGGCGGCCTCCGCGGTGCAGGGCTCGCCTGCATCCACCTTCCGGGCCGCGTCCATCACCAGCAGACGCGCGGCCCGCACGTCCACCGCCATCTCCGCCAGGGCGAACTGGATGGCCTGCCGGGCCGCGATGGGCTTTCCGAAGGTCACCCGGCGCTGCGCGTGCTCTTTCGCCAGGTCCAGGGCCCGTTGGGCGAGGCCCACGCAGCTCGCGGCGATGGAAATCCGGCTCGGATCCAGAAACCCCCGCAGGACCATCTGAAGCCCCTGCCCCTCCTCCCCCAGAAGCGCCCCTTCGGGCACGAGACAATCCTCGAACTCCAGCAGGCCGTGCCCGGTGCCCACAAGGCCCATGCCGTCCGGCTGGAGGGTGATCCGCAACCCCGGAGCCCCCCGGGGAACGAGGAAGGCGGAGATCCCCGCAGCCCCCCGGCCGCGATCCGTGTAGGCCACCACCACGAAGGCCTCCGCGACGTCCGCAAAGGTGATGAGCCACTTGCGCCCCCGCAGCACCCATCCGCCCGGTACCCGCCGGGCTTCCGTGCGGATGTCCGTCCCCGTCCCCGCGTCCGGCTCCGTGAGGGCGAACGCCAGTTTGCAATCCCCCGTGGCCCACCGGGAGAGATAGCGCCGTTTTTGCTCCTCGGTCCCGTAGCGGTCCAGCAGGCGCCAGAGGCCGTTGTGGACGTGCACCACCATGCGCACGGACCCGTGGGATTGGGCCACCACCTCCAGGATGGGAAGGTACTCCGTCATGCGCAGCCCCCACCCACCGTACCGGGGAGGCAACGTGAGGCGCAACAGGCCCTTTTGGGCGAGCCGATCCCAGAGGTCCGGGGGGACCGCCCGATTCCGCTCGATCTCCTGGGAGATCTCCTCCAGTTCCCCGAGCACGAAGGCCCGGATCTCCTCCTGGTAGGCACCCAGATCCTCAGGGCGCTCCACGACCTTGCACCCTCCCCGCCCGTGCGCGCACAGGCGCCCTCTGCCAAACGCTCCGTCGGTACCGGTATCCGGAGTATTCTGCATGAGCCGGGAAAGTCCTACTCCACGTAGATCCCTCCGTTCGGGGATCGTTGCCCCCCGGGGAGCCCCGTGGTAGAGTGCTGGACGGAGTGCACGCTCGAGAGGGCTGACCATGGACAAACGGACGGTACTCGACCGGGCCGAGGAACTCGGCGTCCGGTTTGTGCGGCTGCAGTTTACGGACATTTTCGGCACCCTGAAGAACGTGGAGATCCCCGTGGACCTCCTGGAGCGGGCCCTGGACGGCGAGATCATGTTCGACGGGTCCTCCATCGAGGGATTCGTGCGCATCGAGGAGTCGGACATGTACCTGATGCCCGATCCCTCCACCTTCGCCGTCTTCCCGTGGAAGGAGGGCGAGGGGAAGACGGCCCGACTCATCTGCGACGTGTACACCGCGGACGGCGAGCCCTTTGAGGGGGACCCCCGGTACGTGCTGAAGCGCATGGTCCGGCGGGCGGCCCAATTGGGATACACCATGATGGCCGGGCCCGAGTGTGAGTTCTTCCTGTTCCCCGTGAACGCGGAGGGGGAACCCGTGCTCACCACCCACGACCGGGCAGGCTACTTCGATCTGGCCCCCATCGATCAGGGGGAGGAGGCGAGGGCGGACATGATCACCGCCCTGCGGGCCATGGGGTTCGAGGTGGAGGCCGGACACCACGAGGTAGCCCACGGCCAGCACGAGATCGACTTCAAGTATGCGGATGTGCTGCGCACCGCGGACAACGTGGCGACCTTCCGGTTCGTGGTCCGCACCATCGCCCGCCGCCACAACCTCCACGCCACCTTCATGCCCAAGCCCATCGCGGGCATCAACGGGAGCGGCATGCACACGCATCAGTCCCTCTTCCGGGACGGCCGCAACGCCTTTTACGACCCGGAGGGGGCATACCAGCTGAGCAAGGAGTGCCTGTGGTACATCGGAGGGCTCCTGACCCACGCCCGGGGGATGGCCCTGGTGACCAACCCCCTCGTGAACTCCTACAAGCGGCTGGTCCCAGGCTATGAGGCGCCCGTCTACATCGCGTGGGCGGAGCGTAACCGCTCCCCCCTTGTTCGGGTCCCCGCGGCCCGGGGAGAGGGAACCCGGGTGGAGCTGCGCATGCCGGACCCCTCCTGTAACCCCTACCTGGCCTTCGCGGTGATGCTGGCCGCAGGACTGGACGGCATCGAGCGCCGCATCGATCCCGGCCCTCCCCTCAACCGCAACATCTACGCCATGACGGAGGAGGAGCTGGAGCGCCTGCAGATCCGGGTTCTCCCCCGTAACCTCGGAGAGGCGATGGAGGCGTTCCTCGCGGACGAGGTGGTGTGCGAGGCCCTGGGCTCCCACATCGTCTCCGACCTGGTTCGGGCCAAGCGGCAGGAGTGGCGGGAGTACTCCGCCCAGGTCCACGCCTGGGAGATCGAGCGCTACCTCACCCGATACTAGGAGGTCCTGCTGGCGCGGAAGTTGCACACCCACCGGAGCAGGATGCACTGCCCACGGTGTGGAGGTGCGCTGCAGACCTTCATCTCCGGCCGGTTCGTCCGGTCCGGGGATGGGTGGGCGTGGGTGCGGAGCGTCCGGAAGGCCTGCACCGGGTGCGGGGCGGAGTGGCCGGAGCAGGATCTTTTCCTGCGGTGCACCCCGGTTCCGGAGTTCACCGAGAGCCTGCGGGGGCTGCAACGCTCAGGGGATCTCATCGTGGTCCGGCACCCGGACGGGAGCCTGGAGGTGGTGAGCTGAGCGGCTGACCTCTGCCCCGAGGAGGAAGATGGCGGCCACCACATACCCCCAGATCAGGAAGACCACCACGCCCGCGAGGGACCCGTACACCAGCTGGTACTGGACCAGGCGGCTGACTCCCCACAACATCCCCTGCCGGGCCAGCTCGAAGAGGATGGCTGCGGTGAGGGTTCCGGGCCAGAGGGCCTGCCAGAAGATCCTCCGGTTCGGGAGGAGCCAGTACGCGGTGAGGAACGCGAGAAAGGCGAGGATGAAGGGGAGGAATACCCGAAGCCCCCACCCCCCGAGAATCCCTCGGGCCCACCGTACCGATTCCTCCGGCGCGAACCGCTCCGCGAGCCCGAGGGCCACGGACCACACGAGGGACGCCCCCAGGATGGTCCCCAGGAGGAGGGTGGCCCCGATCTCCAGGAGCTTGCGCTGCCAATAGGCTCGGGGATGCTTCACCTCCCAGACGCGGTTCAAGGCATGGCGGGCCACGCCTGCCGCGGCGCTGGCGCTCCACAGGAACGTCCCGATGGCCGCCGCGCCCACGCTCCCCCGGGCCCGGGTGGCTTCCTCTACGTTCCGGAAGATCACCTCCGCGGCCTGTGGAGGGAGGTACAGGGTGAGGGTATCCGCCAGGAGGGTGCGGACTTGGGATTCCTCCACCAAGAAGGCTGCCGTGGCCACAGCCCCGAGGAGGAGGGGGAAGACGGAGAGCAGGACGTGGTACGCGATGGCCGCGGCCAGAACCGGCCCGTCGTGGTCCACAAAGCCCTTGAGGGCAGTCCACGCGACCCGCGTAAACGGCCTCATGGCCTCATTGTAGGCCCCGTTGTCGGGGGGGGAGGACTCTCCTATAATGAATGCTGGTACGCGGGCGGTTAGCTCAGCGGGAGAGCGCCTGCTTCACACGCAGGAGGTCAGAGGTTCAAGTCCTCTACCGCCCACCACCTCTGGGCAGGACCCACGGTGGGAGGCACGCTGTAGGGGAGATGCAGGGGTGCGCGCGCTCTATGTCTTGGCAGCCCTGAACCTCGCCGACGGTACCCTGACCGCTCTGTGGATCCGCTGGTTTCCCCATCTTGAGTGGAATCCCCTCTTCCGCGCCCTTGTGGAAACCTACGGGGTGGGGGGGTCCTTTTTGGTCAAGGCGGCCCTGTCGGGGACTCTGGTGTTGCGGGCCCAAACGGCCCGCACCCTCCACCGATGGGAGATCGTGGTCCTCCGGGGACTCAGCTGGGTATATGCGGCCGCGGTGGCCCAGCAGGTCCCCATTGTGATCTGGCTGGCCTTACGGTTCCTGTAGGGGGAGAGGCCATGGATCCCAGAGTCACCAAGCTGGCACAGGTCCTGGTCCAGTACTCCCTGGAGGTCCGGCCGGGACAACTCGTGCGCATCGCGGGCCCCGCGATTGCGGAGCCCCTCCTCGTGGAGGGCTACCGGCAGGTGCTTCGGGCCGGAGCCCACCCCCTCCTGCGCGTTACCCTGGACGGCATCGACGAGGTCTTCTACAAGGAGGCCACGGAGGCCCAGCTGCGGTACGTGCCGGAGCTGCAGAAGCTGGAGGTGGAGCACATCGATGCCTCCCTGGGGGTCTGGGCCAACTACAACACCCGGGCTCTCACGAACACCCCGCCCGAGCGCCAGCGGATCCGGCGCGAGGCCTTGCGGGAGGTAAGCCAGCGGTTCCTGGAGCGGGCGGCCACGGGGGAACTGCGGTGGGTGGGGACCCAGTACCCTACCCAGGCGGACGCCCAGGAGGCGGAGATGTCCCTGCGGGAGTACGAGGACTTCGTGTACGGCGCGGGGCATCTCGATGCCCAGGATCCCGTGGCGGTGTGGCGGGAGATCCGCGCGCGGCAGCAGCGCATCGCGGACTTCCTCGGCACCAAGCGCACCCTCCGCATTCTGGCGGAGGGGACGGACCTCACGGTGGGGGTGGCGGGTCGCACGTGGGTCAACGCGGCGGGCGAACACAATTTCCCCGATGGGGAGGTGTTCACCGGCCCGGAAGAGGACCGCACGGAAGGACACGTGCAGTTCTCCTTCCCCGCCATCTACGGAGGGCGGGAGGTGAGCGGGGTACGGCTGGTGTTCGAACGGGGGCGGGTGGTGCACGCGGAGGCCACCAAGGGACAGGACTTCCTGCAGGAGATGCTGGGCGTAGACGAGGGGGCCCGGGTGCTGGGAGAATTCGCCTTCGGGCTGAACGAGAACATCCAGCGGTTCACCCGGAACATCCTCTTCGACGAGAAGATCGGGGGCACCATCCACATGGCCCTCGGGTCCAGCTACCCGGAGACGGGCGGACGGAATCAATCGGGCCTGCACTGGGACATGATCTGCGACCTCCGGAGAGGCGGGGAGGTCTACGCGGACGGGGAGCTTGTCTACCGGGACGGGAAGTTCCTGCTACCCTGACCCTTCCGGCTCGAACTGAGCAATGAGAGCCTCGAAGAGGCGGCGCTGCTCCTCCGCCACCTCCTCTGCCCGGGCTGCGTAGAAGGGGTGCTCGGTCGCCTTCAGCTCGATGTTCTGCAGCACCCGGGACTGGATCTCGCGGAGGAACGCGGCCACCTCCTGCGGATCGAAGGGGCCGAACTCCCCGGCCCGGATCCGCTCCACGAACTCCTGGATGGGCCGCATCTCGTCCATGCACACCCGCTCGTAGGCCTCCCAGAGTTCCGCCTTCATGCCCGACCTCCCTCCCGACGTCGGATCCGGTGTACCTTTAGGAAGTTCGTGCGACCGCGGGCGATGATGGGACTGGACCCCGTGAACACCACCACGTCTCCGGGCTCCACCAGCCCAGCTCTCAAGAGCACCTCCTCCGTGTGGGCCACCATGGCGTCCGTGTCCTCCCGGAAAGGGGTGACCACGGGTTCCACCCCCCACCACAGGGCGAGGGACCGCGCCACGCGGGGGTCTTCCGTGACGGCGAGGATGGGCTCCGCGGGGCGGTTCTTGGAGACGAGTTGCGCGGTGCGGCCGCTCCGGGTGATCACCACGATGGCCTTGGCCCGTACATCCCGGGCGAGCGCACAGGCCGCCGCGGCCACCGCTTCCGCGATCCCCATCCGACGGGTGTGCGAGAGCCCCGCTTGGTAGAGCTCAGGGTGGGCGCTTTCCACCTCTACCGCGATGCGGTCCATCATGCGGACGGCTTCCACAGGGTATGCTCCCACCGCGGTCTCGTCGCTCAGCATCACCGCGTCCGTGCCGTCCAGGATGGCGTTCGCCACGTCCGAGACCTCCGCCCGGGTGGGGCGCGGGTGGTGGACCATGGACTCCAGCATCTGGGTGGCGGTGATGGCGGGAATGCCGAACTCGTTGGCCTTCCGGAGGATCGTCTTCTGGAGCACCGGAACCCGCTCCAGGGGGACCTCTACTCCCAGGTCTCCCCGCGCCACCATGACCCCGTCACTGCTGGCCAGGATCTCCTCCAGGTGGTCCAGGGCCTCCGCCCTCTCCAGCTTCGCGATGAGGGGGATCTCCGCGCCCAGGCGTTCCAGCTCCGCCCGGGCGGAGAGCACGTCCTCCGCCCGCCGCACGAAGGAGAGGGCGATCATGTCTACCCCCTGTGCGATCCCGAAACGCAGGTCCTCCAGGTCCTTTTGGGTGAGGGCGGGGATCCGGGTCCGTACCCCTGGGAGGCTCATCCCCTTGTGCTCCTCTACCCGTCCCCCGCGCACCACCTGGGCCTCGATCCCGCTTTCCCGGACCGCGGTCACGCTCAGCTCCATCTGCCCATCCGCGAGCAGGATGCGATCGCCGGGGCGCACCTCCCGCAGGAGA
This sequence is a window from Armatimonadota bacterium. Protein-coding genes within it:
- a CDS encoding DUF5658 family protein; translated protein: MRALYVLAALNLADGTLTALWIRWFPHLEWNPLFRALVETYGVGGSFLVKAALSGTLVLRAQTARTLHRWEIVVLRGLSWVYAAAVAQQVPIVIWLALRFL
- a CDS encoding aminopeptidase; translation: MDPRVTKLAQVLVQYSLEVRPGQLVRIAGPAIAEPLLVEGYRQVLRAGAHPLLRVTLDGIDEVFYKEATEAQLRYVPELQKLEVEHIDASLGVWANYNTRALTNTPPERQRIRREALREVSQRFLERAATGELRWVGTQYPTQADAQEAEMSLREYEDFVYGAGHLDAQDPVAVWREIRARQQRIADFLGTKRTLRILAEGTDLTVGVAGRTWVNAAGEHNFPDGEVFTGPEEDRTEGHVQFSFPAIYGGREVSGVRLVFERGRVVHAEATKGQDFLQEMLGVDEGARVLGEFAFGLNENIQRFTRNILFDEKIGGTIHMALGSSYPETGGRNQSGLHWDMICDLRRGGEVYADGELVYRDGKFLLP
- the pyk gene encoding pyruvate kinase, with amino-acid sequence MVAKYQPPRRRRTKIVATLGPATDAPGRIRELVRAGVDVFRFNFSHGTREEHARRMREVRRAAEELGRTVALLQDLQGPKVRVGELPEHRPVELREGERIFIRAEAGDVEDRVLTTTAPDLLREVRPGDRILLADGQMELSVTAVRESGIEAQVVRGGRVEEHKGMSLPGVRTRIPALTQKDLEDLRFGIAQGVDMIALSFVRRAEDVLSARAELERLGAEIPLIAKLERAEALDHLEEILASSDGVMVARGDLGVEVPLERVPVLQKTILRKANEFGIPAITATQMLESMVHHPRPTRAEVSDVANAILDGTDAVMLSDETAVGAYPVEAVRMMDRIAVEVESAHPELYQAGLSHTRRMGIAEAVAAAACALARDVRAKAIVVITRSGRTAQLVSKNRPAEPILAVTEDPRVARSLALWWGVEPVVTPFREDTDAMVAHTEEVLLRAGLVEPGDVVVFTGSSPIIARGRTNFLKVHRIRRREGGRA